In Arthrobacter sp. PAMC25284, a single genomic region encodes these proteins:
- a CDS encoding DUF6458 family protein gives MRIGSSIFLIAIGAILAWAVAPGLIPNVDQAMIGYILMIVGVIGLIASLVLASPGRSRRVSETRSVVDPNTGERITRNESRDAGI, from the coding sequence ATGAGAATCGGTTCCTCCATCTTCCTCATCGCCATCGGCGCCATCCTCGCCTGGGCCGTCGCCCCGGGCCTGATCCCCAACGTCGACCAGGCCATGATCGGTTACATCCTGATGATCGTTGGCGTCATCGGCCTGATCGCTTCACTCGTCCTCGCCTCGCCCGGCCGCAGCCGCCGCGTCAGCGAGACTCGGTCCGTCGTGGATCCGAACACCGGCGAGCGGATCACCCGCAACGAGAGCCGCGACGCCGGAATCTAG
- a CDS encoding alpha/beta hydrolase, protein METVTWSRPERERPGTPLLVMLHGYGTDESRMVRLFRSLPAEFSCAALRGPEVIGDGYGWFLLDYFLNHDFADVISSSTSVLTWIDSIRMQHSSVSLLGYSQGMAMASTLLRLRPEPFCAVVGLSGFVLDNELLAMSESSTSRPPFFWGRDKADVVINDAATDHTAEWLQRNTRLTARTYPGMGHSVSQAELTDVSAFLRHYVLRQGRKS, encoded by the coding sequence ATGGAGACGGTTACCTGGTCCAGGCCGGAGCGGGAACGGCCCGGAACGCCGCTGCTGGTGATGCTGCACGGCTACGGCACGGACGAATCGCGAATGGTCAGGCTGTTCCGGTCCCTGCCGGCCGAATTCAGCTGCGCCGCCCTGCGCGGGCCGGAGGTGATCGGCGACGGCTACGGCTGGTTCCTGCTGGACTACTTCCTTAACCACGACTTCGCCGACGTCATTTCCAGCAGCACTTCCGTACTGACCTGGATCGACTCCATCCGGATGCAGCACTCCAGTGTCAGTCTTCTGGGCTACTCACAGGGGATGGCCATGGCCAGCACTCTGCTGCGCCTCCGCCCGGAACCGTTCTGCGCCGTCGTCGGGCTGTCCGGATTCGTACTGGACAACGAACTGCTTGCCATGAGCGAGTCCTCCACCTCCCGGCCGCCGTTCTTCTGGGGACGGGACAAAGCGGACGTGGTCATCAACGACGCGGCCACGGACCACACGGCCGAATGGCTGCAGCGGAACACCCGGCTGACAGCCCGGACCTACCCGGGCATGGGGCACTCCGTCTCGCAGGCGGAATTGACGGATGTCAGCGCGTTCCTTCGCCATTATGTGCTGCGCCAGGGCCGGAAGTCCTAA
- a CDS encoding LamB/YcsF family protein: MDLNAGLGESYGSWTKGDDAAMLPLITSASVACGLHAGDPVTMLDTCRAALDLDVTVGAHLGYPDLAGFGLRALEMTFDDLFGAVLYQLGALDGVAHAVGASVDYVKVHGGLYDRTVRDAEQASAVIAAVQAYDPGLPVLGFAGSALLEIAREAGHPVFQEAFADRAYLPDGTLLPRSQDGAVLFDAAAVTERAVRLAVKGEVEAVDGSVLRIRPDSLCLHGDTPGSARLAGAVRAALEAAGVELEPFA, encoded by the coding sequence ATGGATCTTAACGCTGGCCTCGGCGAATCCTACGGCAGCTGGACCAAAGGCGATGACGCTGCCATGCTGCCGCTCATCACCAGCGCCAGCGTGGCCTGCGGGCTCCACGCGGGGGACCCTGTGACGATGCTGGACACCTGCCGCGCCGCCTTGGACCTCGACGTCACGGTGGGCGCCCATCTCGGGTACCCGGACCTGGCCGGCTTCGGGCTCCGGGCGCTGGAGATGACATTCGACGACCTCTTCGGAGCCGTGCTGTACCAGCTCGGCGCACTCGACGGCGTGGCGCACGCCGTGGGTGCCTCGGTCGACTACGTCAAGGTCCATGGGGGGCTCTATGACCGGACGGTGCGCGATGCCGAGCAGGCCTCCGCCGTGATCGCGGCGGTCCAGGCCTACGACCCGGGGCTTCCCGTGCTGGGCTTCGCCGGTTCTGCCTTGCTGGAAATCGCCCGGGAGGCCGGGCACCCGGTGTTCCAGGAAGCGTTCGCGGACCGCGCCTACCTCCCGGACGGCACGTTGCTGCCGCGCTCGCAGGACGGGGCAGTCCTGTTCGACGCCGCTGCGGTTACCGAACGCGCCGTCCGACTCGCGGTGAAGGGCGAAGTCGAAGCAGTGGATGGTTCCGTGCTCCGGATCCGGCCTGACTCGCTTTGCCTGCACGGGGACACCCCCGGGTCCGCCCGCCTGGCCGGCGCCGTGCGCGCCGCACTGGAGGCAGCCGGCGTGGAGCTGGAGCCGTTTGCGTAA
- a CDS encoding glycoside hydrolase family 65 protein, with the protein MALITSDRTRFPNDPWRLVESTYAPEGAGTLETLFSLGNGHLGIRGAHWGAADAELPGSFINGFHETWDIKHAENAYGFARTGQRILYVPDANNFAVMIDGETLSLAESTVLDYRRTLDFATGVYECRITWQCRSGAIVTTTERRAVGYETRGALGISLEVTADQDVSADVTSTVINRQDQPVEDHSEHDPRRAGRHAGRVLLPRRLDGADGSLRLSWEAAESQQRLGMAVDHSTETAVLPFDTVVEQDESTVRYVLVVGPEAPFVLSKSVSYAVGQTIEDLVEAAEASLKPVPEIFAESVAHFRDYWATSDIVLAGQSELQQAVRWNLFQLVQATGRADVAGIPAKGVSGAGYDGHYFWDQEIYLLPYLTYTNPDNARQVLESRHRMLPEAQIRSKELNVDGALFPWRTINGLEASAYYAAGTAQFHIASAVAFATNRYIWASGDALFQDSQGADLLIETARMWVSLGFFGKDGLFHIHGVTGPDEYTAVVNDNLYTNVMARFNLRTAAALVHPGIDEAERELWEQAATRMHLPYDEDFRVHSQDNDFMSLEPWDWTTPRSKYPLLLNYHPLVIYRHQVLKQADTVLAMFLQWQDFTAEEKRRAFDFYDPITTGDSTLSACVQGIMAAEVGYGDAALRHFAHGLFIDFDDTHGNTIDGVHIASTGGVWSSLISGFAGLRDQGRVPFFDPRLPAGWEGLSFHLKIQGRLLHVDLVQGSIRLSVREGAPLEVDVRGELFTIGSDPVAVALAPVPVPEPTVFPSGLPATALPQGLNSL; encoded by the coding sequence ATGGCCCTCATCACCTCGGACCGCACCCGTTTCCCCAACGACCCCTGGCGGCTGGTGGAATCCACGTACGCGCCAGAAGGCGCCGGCACGCTGGAAACGCTCTTCAGCCTCGGCAACGGGCACCTGGGGATCCGCGGCGCTCACTGGGGTGCCGCCGACGCCGAACTGCCGGGCAGCTTCATCAACGGCTTCCACGAGACCTGGGACATCAAGCACGCCGAAAACGCGTACGGGTTTGCCCGCACCGGGCAGCGGATCCTCTATGTCCCGGACGCCAACAACTTCGCCGTCATGATCGACGGCGAAACCCTCAGCCTCGCGGAATCCACCGTGCTCGACTACCGCCGTACGCTCGACTTCGCGACCGGGGTTTATGAATGCCGGATCACGTGGCAGTGCCGTTCCGGTGCTATCGTCACCACCACGGAGCGCCGGGCCGTCGGATACGAGACCCGCGGCGCACTTGGCATCAGCCTCGAGGTGACCGCCGACCAGGACGTGTCCGCCGACGTTACCTCGACCGTGATTAACCGCCAGGACCAGCCGGTGGAAGACCACTCCGAGCACGACCCCCGCCGCGCCGGCCGCCACGCAGGGCGTGTCCTGCTGCCGCGGCGCCTGGACGGCGCGGATGGCTCCCTGCGGCTCTCCTGGGAGGCCGCGGAATCCCAGCAGCGGCTCGGTATGGCCGTGGACCACTCCACCGAAACCGCTGTCCTGCCTTTCGACACCGTGGTGGAGCAGGATGAAAGCACCGTCCGCTACGTGCTTGTTGTTGGTCCGGAGGCCCCTTTTGTGCTGTCGAAGAGCGTCAGCTACGCCGTGGGGCAGACCATCGAGGACCTGGTTGAGGCCGCGGAGGCCAGCCTGAAACCGGTGCCGGAGATCTTCGCCGAGAGCGTGGCCCACTTCCGCGACTACTGGGCCACGAGCGACATCGTGCTGGCCGGACAGTCCGAGCTTCAGCAGGCAGTCCGCTGGAACCTCTTCCAGCTGGTCCAGGCGACCGGCCGGGCCGACGTAGCCGGCATCCCTGCCAAGGGTGTCAGCGGTGCCGGCTACGACGGACACTATTTCTGGGACCAGGAGATCTACCTGCTGCCCTACCTGACCTACACCAACCCGGACAATGCCCGGCAGGTCCTGGAGTCCCGGCACCGGATGCTGCCCGAGGCCCAGATCCGGTCGAAGGAACTCAACGTCGACGGCGCGCTGTTCCCCTGGCGTACCATCAACGGGCTGGAAGCCAGCGCCTACTACGCGGCCGGTACTGCCCAGTTCCACATCGCCTCGGCCGTCGCCTTCGCCACCAACCGTTATATCTGGGCCAGCGGCGACGCGTTGTTCCAGGACAGCCAGGGCGCAGACCTGCTGATCGAAACGGCCCGGATGTGGGTGTCCCTCGGCTTTTTCGGCAAGGACGGGCTGTTCCACATCCATGGGGTGACGGGACCGGATGAGTACACCGCCGTCGTCAACGACAATCTCTACACCAACGTGATGGCCCGGTTTAACCTGCGCACCGCCGCGGCGCTGGTCCACCCGGGAATTGACGAGGCCGAACGCGAACTCTGGGAACAGGCCGCCACCCGCATGCACCTGCCCTACGACGAGGACTTCCGGGTCCACTCGCAGGACAATGACTTCATGTCACTGGAGCCGTGGGACTGGACCACACCGCGGTCAAAATATCCGCTGCTGCTCAACTACCACCCGCTCGTGATCTACCGCCACCAGGTCCTTAAGCAGGCCGACACCGTTCTGGCCATGTTCCTGCAGTGGCAGGACTTCACCGCCGAGGAGAAGCGCCGCGCCTTCGACTTCTACGACCCCATCACCACCGGCGACTCGACCCTGTCCGCCTGCGTCCAGGGCATCATGGCCGCCGAAGTGGGCTATGGAGATGCTGCGCTGCGCCACTTCGCGCACGGGCTGTTCATCGACTTCGATGACACCCACGGCAACACAATCGACGGCGTCCATATCGCCTCCACCGGCGGGGTGTGGAGCTCGCTGATCAGCGGTTTCGCCGGACTGCGCGACCAGGGCCGGGTGCCGTTCTTTGACCCGCGCCTGCCCGCGGGCTGGGAGGGCCTGAGCTTCCACCTGAAAATCCAGGGCCGGCTGCTGCACGTGGACCTGGTCCAGGGCTCGATCCGCCTGAGCGTCCGCGAAGGTGCCCCGCTCGAAGTCGACGTCCGCGGCGAACTGTTCACGATCGGCAGCGACCCGGTGGCGGTGGCACTTGCCCCCGTGCCTGTTCCGGAGCCGACGGTTTTCCCGAGCGGACTCCCGGCAACGGCGCTCCCGCAGGGGCTCAACTCGCTCTGA
- a CDS encoding HAD family phosphatase, whose product MTENPVHPARSDAQSWTGAAAILFDLDGVLTPTAVVHEHAWQELFDGFLRSAPDAQPYRESDYFDHIDGKPRFDGVRDFLASRNIVLPEGPLDDDPGNDTVHGLGNRKNKVFNDIVAAGGVRPYEGSVRFIEAALARGLKLAVVSSSRNAPAVLKAAGLSGHFPVVVDGTVAVAEGLPGKPSPATYEYAARLLGLPSEACVVVEDAVSGVQAGSAGTFHSVIGVDRGAGRQTLLDAGASLVVYDLAELL is encoded by the coding sequence ATGACCGAGAACCCGGTGCACCCCGCGCGCTCCGATGCCCAAAGCTGGACCGGCGCCGCGGCCATCCTTTTTGACCTCGACGGCGTCCTGACGCCCACCGCGGTTGTGCACGAGCACGCCTGGCAGGAACTCTTCGACGGCTTCCTCCGCTCGGCCCCCGACGCGCAGCCGTACCGCGAAAGCGACTACTTCGACCACATCGACGGAAAGCCCCGGTTCGACGGCGTCCGCGACTTCCTGGCCTCCCGCAACATCGTGCTGCCCGAAGGCCCGCTGGACGACGACCCCGGGAACGACACCGTGCACGGCCTCGGCAACCGCAAGAACAAGGTCTTTAACGATATCGTCGCGGCAGGCGGAGTGAGGCCCTACGAAGGGTCCGTCCGTTTCATCGAAGCCGCCCTCGCCCGGGGACTCAAGCTCGCCGTCGTCTCCTCTTCCCGCAACGCCCCGGCGGTCCTCAAGGCTGCCGGCCTGTCCGGCCACTTCCCGGTGGTAGTGGACGGCACCGTCGCCGTGGCCGAAGGGCTGCCCGGTAAACCGAGCCCGGCCACGTATGAATACGCCGCCCGGCTGCTGGGCCTGCCGAGCGAGGCATGCGTCGTCGTCGAGGACGCCGTCTCAGGCGTCCAGGCCGGAAGCGCGGGAACCTTCCATTCGGTAATCGGCGTCGACCGGGGAGCAGGCCGGCAGACCTTGCTGGACGCCGGCGCGAGCCTCGTCGTCTACGACCTCGCCGAACTGCTTTGA
- a CDS encoding DeoR/GlpR family DNA-binding transcription regulator: MFAEERQELIAGLVTANGRASVTDLAGRFRITTETVRRDLAALEAAGSVRRVHGGAVSPDRFSTSEESILERMGQRPAEKIRIAQAALALIPQGRAGSILIDAGSTTEALAELLAARAAGAGRSGAAPSETELVVITNALPVAAKLSGEPGIALHLLGGKVRGLTQAAVGTSTVESVRRLRPDIAFIGANGIDAAFGLSTPDPEEAAVKASFVQSAHRIVVLADSSKLDAETLVQFASLKDLDTLITDKNPTRDLADALAEAGVEVVVA, encoded by the coding sequence GTGTTCGCCGAAGAACGCCAAGAGTTGATCGCGGGGCTCGTCACAGCCAACGGCCGCGCCAGCGTCACAGATCTTGCCGGCCGGTTCCGCATCACCACCGAAACAGTCCGCCGGGATCTCGCCGCCCTCGAGGCCGCCGGCAGCGTCCGCCGGGTCCACGGCGGCGCGGTCTCCCCGGACCGCTTCAGCACCTCGGAAGAGAGCATCCTGGAGCGGATGGGGCAGCGGCCGGCGGAAAAGATTCGCATTGCCCAGGCCGCACTCGCCCTGATCCCCCAGGGACGCGCCGGAAGCATCCTGATCGACGCCGGTTCCACCACCGAAGCCCTGGCCGAACTCCTCGCCGCGCGGGCCGCCGGGGCCGGCCGCTCCGGCGCCGCGCCGTCGGAGACCGAACTCGTCGTCATCACCAACGCCCTGCCGGTTGCGGCAAAGCTGTCCGGCGAACCCGGCATCGCCCTGCACCTGCTCGGCGGAAAGGTCCGCGGCCTCACCCAGGCGGCAGTCGGAACGTCAACAGTAGAGTCTGTCCGCCGCCTGCGTCCGGACATCGCTTTCATCGGGGCCAACGGCATCGACGCAGCCTTCGGCCTGAGCACCCCCGATCCTGAAGAAGCCGCCGTCAAGGCGTCCTTCGTCCAATCCGCGCACCGCATTGTGGTGCTGGCCGATTCGTCCAAACTGGACGCAGAAACGCTTGTCCAGTTCGCCTCGTTGAAAGATCTGGATACCTTGATCACAGACAAGAACCCCACACGGGACCTCGCCGACGCCCTCGCGGAAGCCGGAGTGGAGGTGGT